The bacterium genomic interval CTGTTCCGCGGGCTGATCGGCGCGGACGCCGTCGACCTGGTCAAGATGCCCCTGGGCCTGGACCTGCCGGTGGGCGCCGCGCACGGCGTGGGCCGGGTCGTGCTCGAGGGCGGCGTGAAGATGCTGGAGGTGCCGCTGTGGCGCAGCTACCTGGCGGGCTGCATCCTGCTGGGCATCGCGCCCTGCACGGCCATGGTGCTGGTCTGGGGTTCTCTGGCCCGCGGCAACGACGGGCTGACGCTGGTCATGGTCGCCATCAACTCGCTGACGATGCTGCTGCTCTACGGTCCGCTCGGCGGCTTCCTGCTGGGCGTGGGCCGGCTGCCGGTGCCCTGGCAGGCGCTGGTGCTGTCGATCGCGGTCTACGTGGCGCTGCCCCTGGTCGCGGGCTGGCTGTCGCGTCGCTGGCTGGTGGCCGCGAAGGGGCGCGACTGGTTCGAGCAGCGCTTCCTGCACGTGCTGACGCCGATCACGATCGTCGCGCTGCTGGCGACGCTGGTGCTGCTGTTCTCGTTCAAGGGCGCGACCATCCTGGCCAACCCGCTGACGATCCTCTGGATCGCGATCCCGCTGTTCGTGCAGACGGTCACGATCTTCGCGCTGGGCTACGCGCTGGCCAGGCGTCTGGGCCTGCCCTACCGCGACGCGGCGCCCGCGGCGATGATCGGCGCCTCGAACCACTTCGAGGTGGCCATCGCGACGGCGGTCATGCTGTTCGGCCTGTCCTCGGGAGCCGCGCTGGCGACGGTGGTGGGGGTGCTGATCGAGGTGCCGGTCATGCTGCTGCTGGTGCGGATCTGCCTGAAGACGCAGCGGCTGTTCCCCGCGGCATCCCGCTGACGGCAACGCACGCGCCGGCCGGCGAAGATGCGATCTTCGCCGGCCGGCGCTCTTGCGTCACGAACGTCGGCTCAACGGCCGGCGGTCACGGATTCGACACGGACCCGAGCACGATCTCGACCCGCCGGTTGTTGGCGCGGCCCTCGCTCGTGCTGTTGTCGGCGATCGGCCGGCTCTCCCCGATGCCTTCGGCCAGGATCCGGTCGGCGGGATAGCCGCTGCGCACGAGATAGCTGCGCACGGCGTCCGCCCGACGCTGCGACAGGTCGAGGTTGTGGTCGTCGGACCCCTGCGAGTCCGTGTAGCCCTCCACCACGATGTTGCGGTCGGCGGTCGCGGCGAGCGCCTTGACGAGCCGCTGCAGCTGCGACTCGGCGCCGGGCATCAGGGTCGACTCGTTGGAGCGGAAGAGGAGGCCACCCGAGAGGGTGAAGAACTCGCCCCGCCGGTCGTCCTTGGTGGCGATGAGCGCGTCGAGCTCGGCCTGGGTCTCGGCGGTCGTCTGCTCGGCCGCGAGGCGGGCCTTCTGCGCGACGGCCAGCTGGTCGGCGGTCGTCTGGCCGGCGTACTCGGAGACGGCCAGCGCCGTCCGCGTCTGGTTCAGGTCCTGCGTGCTGCTCTCCAGCCGCCGGGCCTGTTCCGCCGACATCCTGGCGGCCTCGAGACGGGCCACCTCGGTGGCGACGAGCTGCTCGTTCGTCGGCTGGACCACGGCCACGACGGCGGGGGTCGCCGCCGGCGTCTGGATCACCACAGGCGTGCGGTCCTGGATCACGATCGGCGTGCGGTCCTGGTTCGCCAGGCCCTGGGCCGTGGCCATCTTCTCGGCTTCCAGGCGCGCGATCTGCTCGGCGGCGAGCTGATCGACCGATGCCTGGCCGACGGCCTCGGAGACGGCCAGCGTCGTCCGCGTCTGGTTCAGGTCCTGGTTCTTCTCCTGCATCAGGGCTTCCTGTTCGGCCATCCTCGTCTCGGTCACGAGATGGGCCCT includes:
- the arsB gene encoding ACR3 family arsenite efflux transporter, with translation MTTAACIDKKPLGLGFFEKWLTLWVLLSIAAGILLGKLAPGASRVLDAMSVNVGGAPVISIPIAVCLFFMMYPIMVKIDFAEAVKAGRSGKPVALTLVVNWLIKPFTMYGFAVLFLGVLFRGLIGADAVDLVKMPLGLDLPVGAAHGVGRVVLEGGVKMLEVPLWRSYLAGCILLGIAPCTAMVLVWGSLARGNDGLTLVMVAINSLTMLLLYGPLGGFLLGVGRLPVPWQALVLSIAVYVALPLVAGWLSRRWLVAAKGRDWFEQRFLHVLTPITIVALLATLVLLFSFKGATILANPLTILWIAIPLFVQTVTIFALGYALARRLGLPYRDAAPAAMIGASNHFEVAIATAVMLFGLSSGAALATVVGVLIEVPVMLLLVRICLKTQRLFPAASR
- a CDS encoding OmpA family protein; translation: MRTTGLLIMVAGAVLMCGCGSTAPSELTGARAAYERASVGPAAKLSPEELHKAQLALDKAEAAFKDDADSYRTRDLAYVAQRKAEMAEASASIALQRNNATASNADFNTAQGDILQERTLELRDARSALTSSEQAVQATTDELAAEQRAHLVTETRMAEQEALMQEKNQDLNQTRTTLAVSEAVGQASVDQLAAEQIARLEAEKMATAQGLANQDRTPIVIQDRTPVVIQTPAATPAVVAVVQPTNEQLVATEVARLEAARMSAEQARRLESSTQDLNQTRTALAVSEYAGQTTADQLAVAQKARLAAEQTTAETQAELDALIATKDDRRGEFFTLSGGLLFRSNESTLMPGAESQLQRLVKALAATADRNIVVEGYTDSQGSDDHNLDLSQRRADAVRSYLVRSGYPADRILAEGIGESRPIADNSTSEGRANNRRVEIVLGSVSNP